A window of Nitrososphaerota archaeon contains these coding sequences:
- the ilvC gene encoding ketol-acid reductoisomerase: protein MSRRWYDSDINLDAVKNETIAVIGYGSQGHAQASNMKDSGLNVIVGLRKEGASWKKAKADGHHVYTVEEAAEKADIIHILIPDMAQADTYRDEIAPHLKAGKCLSFSHGAAITFKWVVPPKNVDVVMIAPKSPGQRVREVYLEGFGTPALVAVQQDHTGKALKRALAMAKGVGCSKAGVLETSFKEEAETDLFGEQIDLCGGVDRLIRNAFETLVEAGYQPEIAYFECLHELKLIVDLIQRYGIGGMYRRVSETARYGGLTRGAWAVGEPSKKGMQKALKDIQSGHFAQEWVETYRKEGKEAFDKYMTELEKHPVEKVGKDLRKMMWPDQQVE from the coding sequence ATGAGTCGAAGATGGTACGATTCAGACATCAACCTCGATGCTGTCAAGAATGAGACTATCGCTGTGATCGGTTACGGAAGCCAAGGTCATGCGCAGGCTAGCAACATGAAGGATTCAGGCCTCAATGTGATAGTTGGTTTGAGGAAGGAGGGGGCGAGCTGGAAGAAGGCTAAGGCTGACGGTCATCATGTTTATACTGTTGAGGAGGCTGCTGAGAAGGCGGATATTATCCACATTTTGATACCTGATATGGCTCAGGCCGACACTTATCGTGACGAGATTGCTCCTCATTTGAAGGCCGGTAAATGCTTGAGCTTCTCGCATGGAGCCGCAATCACCTTCAAGTGGGTTGTGCCTCCGAAGAATGTTGATGTTGTGATGATTGCTCCAAAGTCACCAGGTCAAAGGGTCAGAGAGGTCTACCTAGAAGGCTTCGGTACACCGGCGCTTGTAGCTGTGCAGCAGGATCACACTGGAAAGGCGTTGAAACGCGCGCTTGCGATGGCTAAAGGCGTTGGCTGCTCAAAGGCCGGGGTGTTGGAGACCAGCTTCAAGGAGGAGGCTGAAACGGATCTGTTCGGAGAACAGATAGATCTTTGCGGAGGAGTAGACCGCTTGATCCGTAACGCTTTCGAGACATTGGTTGAAGCAGGATATCAACCGGAGATCGCGTATTTTGAATGCCTCCATGAACTGAAACTCATCGTTGACCTGATACAGAGATACGGGATCGGTGGAATGTACCGTAGAGTCAGCGAAACTGCCAGATACGGGGGATTGACACGCGGCGCATGGGCTGTAGGCGAACCCTCGAAGAAAGGCATGCAGAAGGCTCTGAAGGACATTCAGTCAGGCCACTTCGCCCAAGAATGGGTGGAAACCTACCGGAAGGAAGGTAAAGAGGCCTTTGACAAATACATGACCGAGCTTGAGAAGCACCCAGTCGAGAAGGTAGGTAAAGACCTCCGCAAAATGATGTGGCCCGACCAGCAGGTCGAATAA
- the thiL gene encoding thiamine-phosphate kinase, translating to MKLDEHEVIRIILETVGQPPSPYSNIGDDVAVLPRAEGDLVAKTDMLVRKTDVPKGMETWQMARKSIVACVSDFAAKGVQPQAALLSLALPATITRKEVKEMARGFKKARDEFGFNIVGGDTNEADDIVIDCCMLGFAERITERRGAAPGDRVVVTGPFGYQQVGLKVLQEGLEVPEEVRNLAVSSVLLPTPRLQLGIELTAEEWLSSSIDSSDGLALSLYQLADASEVGFEISRLPIDPELNEAAGKIGLDVDEAVLYGGEEYEIVATIPEDRLKWARRTAEKLGQRIIEIGKVTSETGQIVFSDDSRSFEIERRGWIHLAR from the coding sequence GTGAAGCTTGATGAGCATGAAGTGATACGGATTATTTTGGAAACTGTCGGCCAGCCTCCTTCACCGTACTCGAATATCGGGGATGATGTAGCGGTTCTGCCTCGAGCAGAGGGTGATTTGGTGGCCAAGACGGACATGCTGGTCCGGAAGACCGATGTCCCGAAGGGAATGGAGACGTGGCAGATGGCTAGAAAAAGCATTGTGGCCTGCGTGAGTGATTTCGCCGCTAAAGGGGTTCAGCCTCAAGCAGCGCTTCTATCTTTGGCGTTACCGGCCACCATAACTCGGAAGGAGGTTAAGGAGATGGCTAGAGGTTTCAAGAAGGCTCGTGACGAGTTCGGCTTCAACATAGTAGGTGGAGATACTAATGAGGCTGATGACATTGTTATCGACTGTTGCATGCTAGGTTTTGCTGAGAGAATTACTGAGCGGCGAGGTGCAGCCCCCGGAGACCGAGTGGTTGTAACTGGGCCCTTCGGGTATCAACAGGTTGGGCTTAAGGTTCTGCAGGAGGGGCTTGAAGTTCCTGAAGAGGTGCGAAACCTTGCGGTCTCGTCTGTTTTGCTCCCCACCCCCAGGTTGCAGCTTGGGATAGAGTTGACCGCGGAAGAATGGTTGTCATCCTCGATTGATTCGAGTGACGGATTAGCTTTGTCTCTTTATCAGCTTGCGGACGCAAGTGAAGTCGGCTTTGAGATATCTAGGTTACCGATTGATCCAGAGCTTAATGAGGCGGCTGGGAAGATTGGGCTTGATGTGGACGAGGCTGTTCTTTACGGCGGAGAAGAGTATGAGATTGTGGCCACAATTCCTGAGGATAGGTTGAAGTGGGCCAGACGTACAGCCGAGAAGTTAGGGCAGCGGATTATAGAAATCGGAAAAGTAACTTCTGAGACTGGGCAGATAGTGTTTAGCGATGACTCGCGCAGCTTCGAGATTGAACGAAGAGGCTGGATTCATCTAGCTAGATGA
- a CDS encoding OmcA/MtrC family decaheme c-type cytochrome — MPAQTINITIGSVNIPADRKPTVAFNLTDGKGVPLRIEDVREVRFLLAAVKVDNATGLTSYQDYVVNTVNGSKYVYKGTTVQPVLSKAAQAGYDTGGKFNKTGAGQYTYKFGRAVSENYSKTSTHVLGIAASRDGPNGEERKFVVNVFKTFVPAGGEPKVIREITNRTACNRCHDQLRAHGGERIDPNLCVICHSPQTTDPETGRTVDFKVMIHKIHDGSNLPSVKAGKPYYIVGFRQTVVDFTDITWPQEVRNCDTCHTGPQGDHFKTAPNTAACTSCHDNVNMTTGVNHPAGPQKDSACKLCHIPEGAEFSAAITGAHTIPNKSTQLKGVNLTIVKVENTAAGNSPTVTFSVKDKTGNPIPPAQLALLSLVLAGPTTDVGKVFREDARNATDAGGGNYKYTFAAKIPANATGSYTVGIEGYRNQNITVSGGKQTTVRDAGFNRMVYFPVSDSKTIPRRVVVDLNKCNACHKELQVHGTIRRNVQYCPLCHNPNASDEVQRPANNMPPNTINFKVLIHLIHSGEEGQDKNSRIIYGFGKSLHNFTDVKFPGKLNDCKMCHLPNTYTLPLPNGVLPTTVTQGGQVFKVTQPITSTCITCHDSAADKGHAQLQTAPPAIETCNVCHAEGKDIAVSKVHNPDP, encoded by the coding sequence GTGCCGGCTCAAACTATTAACATCACAATAGGGAGTGTTAACATACCTGCTGACAGGAAGCCCACTGTTGCTTTCAATCTTACAGATGGAAAAGGCGTTCCACTAAGAATAGAAGATGTTCGTGAAGTAAGATTTCTACTAGCTGCAGTAAAGGTGGATAATGCCACCGGTTTAACCTCTTATCAGGATTACGTAGTCAATACTGTAAATGGTTCAAAATATGTCTACAAAGGAACGACCGTTCAGCCTGTACTATCTAAAGCAGCGCAAGCAGGTTATGACACTGGCGGTAAATTCAACAAGACTGGAGCTGGACAGTACACCTACAAATTCGGTCGAGCAGTATCTGAAAACTATAGCAAGACTTCCACTCACGTCTTAGGTATCGCAGCGTCAAGAGATGGACCTAACGGTGAAGAAAGAAAGTTCGTCGTCAACGTCTTCAAAACATTTGTACCAGCAGGCGGCGAACCTAAAGTAATCCGGGAGATTACCAACAGAACTGCCTGCAACAGGTGTCACGACCAGCTCAGAGCCCACGGTGGAGAAAGAATCGATCCTAATCTGTGTGTAATATGTCATTCGCCGCAGACAACCGATCCAGAGACTGGAAGAACAGTCGACTTCAAAGTAATGATTCACAAGATTCATGATGGATCTAATCTGCCAAGTGTCAAGGCAGGCAAGCCTTACTATATAGTCGGCTTCAGACAAACAGTAGTGGACTTCACAGATATTACGTGGCCTCAAGAGGTGAGAAACTGTGACACCTGTCACACTGGGCCACAAGGAGACCATTTCAAGACAGCACCTAACACCGCAGCATGCACATCATGCCATGATAATGTAAATATGACAACGGGGGTCAACCACCCAGCAGGACCTCAGAAGGACTCTGCCTGTAAGCTCTGTCACATACCTGAAGGAGCAGAGTTCAGTGCCGCCATAACCGGAGCGCATACCATACCTAACAAATCAACACAGCTAAAAGGTGTTAACTTAACCATAGTCAAGGTTGAAAACACCGCTGCTGGGAATTCTCCAACAGTTACATTCAGCGTTAAAGACAAAACTGGGAACCCAATTCCACCTGCGCAACTAGCCCTGCTTAGCCTAGTGCTAGCTGGACCCACGACAGATGTCGGGAAAGTCTTCCGTGAGGATGCGCGAAACGCAACCGATGCTGGTGGCGGCAACTACAAGTATACGTTCGCTGCGAAAATCCCAGCGAATGCAACAGGCTCCTACACAGTAGGAATCGAAGGCTACAGGAACCAAAACATAACAGTCAGCGGTGGCAAACAGACGACTGTTCGTGATGCTGGTTTCAACAGGATGGTCTATTTCCCAGTCAGCGACTCTAAAACTATTCCTAGGCGAGTAGTAGTTGACCTTAACAAGTGCAATGCCTGCCACAAGGAACTTCAAGTTCACGGAACAATTAGAAGAAACGTTCAGTACTGTCCTCTCTGTCATAATCCGAATGCTAGCGATGAGGTACAGAGACCAGCGAACAATATGCCGCCAAACACGATTAACTTCAAAGTGCTGATACACCTAATTCACTCAGGTGAAGAGGGACAGGACAAGAATTCACGCATCATATATGGGTTCGGCAAATCGCTTCACAACTTTACTGATGTCAAGTTCCCAGGCAAGCTGAACGACTGCAAGATGTGTCACTTACCAAACACTTACACGCTACCGCTGCCTAACGGTGTCCTACCTACAACAGTTACACAGGGCGGTCAAGTATTCAAAGTAACTCAGCCCATTACATCAACCTGCATAACCTGCCACGACAGCGCAGCTGACAAAGGGCATGCACAGCTGCAAACAGCTCCACCAGCCATTGAAACCTGCAACGTCTGTCACGCTGAGGGCAAAGACATCGCGGTTTCAAAGGTACACAACCCAGATCCTTAA
- a CDS encoding galactose oxidase: MKVRGDASLILLILPLLLGLTLVVSNQQSAQAQTPYHWIILPPMPTPRTEVTSAVIGTDVYVIGGAREGAFASDKVEIFNMQNRSWRSGLSLPTPLHHAVAVTFQGKIYVLGGYLDGWIPVNTTYIYDPANHLWSEGPRMPRAKAAFTAQVVDNRIYTFGGATAYARIIDSHLTQQVLNTTEYYDAETGLWNTGSPLPTPREHLASAEILGKVYVIGGRALTLESNSNINEEYDPKTDTWTEKAPMPTARGGIAAATIGARIFVFGGEAPTGTYNAAEMYNPAENTWVKIDPMPTARHGLTAQVVRGGILVVGGGPQPGFTYSGANEFLDPSSAGESTSPATFSDTKLTLGNVGLLIMLGAGIIILMVVSMLLYLKRPRTG, encoded by the coding sequence ATGAAAGTTCGAGGGGACGCGAGTCTTATCCTGCTGATACTTCCTCTATTACTGGGGTTAACATTAGTCGTCTCTAATCAGCAGTCCGCGCAGGCTCAAACACCTTACCACTGGATCATTCTTCCCCCTATGCCTACGCCTAGGACTGAGGTGACCTCCGCTGTCATCGGGACTGATGTCTATGTCATAGGAGGTGCTCGAGAAGGAGCATTCGCGTCAGATAAGGTTGAGATCTTCAACATGCAGAACAGGAGTTGGCGAAGCGGTCTTTCACTACCCACTCCGCTGCATCACGCTGTAGCGGTCACCTTCCAAGGCAAGATCTATGTTCTCGGAGGCTATTTGGATGGATGGATACCTGTCAACACCACCTACATCTACGATCCTGCCAACCACCTTTGGAGCGAAGGCCCGAGAATGCCTAGAGCCAAGGCTGCTTTCACCGCCCAAGTCGTAGATAACAGAATCTACACCTTCGGAGGCGCTACAGCCTACGCTAGAATTATCGATAGCCATCTAACCCAACAGGTCTTGAATACCACTGAGTACTACGATGCGGAAACAGGCCTGTGGAATACCGGGAGCCCGCTGCCGACTCCGAGAGAACACCTAGCCTCAGCCGAAATCCTAGGGAAAGTCTACGTCATTGGTGGAAGAGCGCTCACGTTAGAGTCTAACAGCAACATCAATGAAGAGTACGATCCTAAAACCGATACATGGACAGAAAAAGCGCCGATGCCCACAGCGCGTGGAGGCATCGCGGCCGCCACAATAGGCGCAAGAATATTCGTGTTTGGGGGTGAAGCACCCACCGGCACCTACAACGCAGCTGAAATGTACAATCCAGCCGAAAACACATGGGTGAAGATTGATCCGATGCCGACTGCGCGCCACGGGTTAACCGCCCAAGTAGTCCGGGGAGGTATACTAGTTGTCGGGGGTGGGCCACAGCCGGGCTTCACCTACAGCGGGGCAAACGAGTTCCTCGACCCTAGTTCCGCGGGAGAATCCACGAGTCCAGCAACCTTTTCAGACACTAAACTAACCTTAGGTAACGTCGGGCTTCTGATAATGCTCGGCGCAGGCATCATAATCTTAATGGTTGTCTCAATGCTTCTATATCTGAAAAGGCCAAGAACCGGCTAG
- a CDS encoding M20 family metallopeptidase, translating into MTRLSSIDPHTLFSKVDSSEAADLVSSMVQIPSVNPPGSEEGIAQFLAGKMKRMGLEVETFESAPHRPNVIGRLRGAGGGQVLMLNGHIDVVPPGDPGLWTVEPFGGEIKDGKVYGRGSADMRGGLASMLLAAKVLKEAGVSLKGDLLLTGVADEEVGGKGANDIVDRGYSADMVVICEPTDLAPLRAHKGILWLEISTVGKALHSSRVSTKGIWGEVNAVYEMTEVINALQNYLTELEKRNNPLVGNPTVSVGTIIGGSKTNIVPDRCTITVDRRLLPDESPEDAKAEIEQILRRLSERDPKLKTEMKVIISRSGAVTPEDSSIVQLSKAAAEEALGRPVEVSGCPATSDMEVFVNRAGWPTVIMGPGRIGTAHIVDEYVDVDQVVAAAKIYISLALKSLS; encoded by the coding sequence ATGACTCGTTTGTCAAGCATCGACCCGCATACCCTTTTCTCGAAGGTGGATTCGAGCGAAGCCGCCGATCTAGTTAGTTCAATGGTTCAGATTCCTAGTGTTAACCCGCCTGGGAGCGAGGAGGGTATCGCGCAGTTCTTAGCTGGAAAGATGAAAAGAATGGGGCTTGAGGTTGAAACCTTCGAGTCTGCGCCTCACCGTCCCAACGTTATCGGTCGGCTCCGAGGCGCTGGAGGTGGTCAGGTCTTGATGTTAAACGGCCACATAGATGTTGTTCCACCCGGAGACCCGGGTCTCTGGACTGTTGAGCCCTTCGGGGGCGAGATAAAGGACGGCAAAGTGTATGGTCGCGGCTCAGCTGATATGCGAGGGGGTCTCGCATCTATGCTTCTAGCTGCGAAGGTTCTCAAAGAGGCTGGTGTATCCTTGAAAGGAGATCTGCTTCTCACAGGGGTTGCGGATGAGGAGGTCGGGGGCAAAGGCGCTAACGACATTGTGGATCGAGGTTACTCTGCTGATATGGTGGTTATCTGCGAGCCTACTGATCTGGCACCTCTAAGAGCGCATAAGGGAATACTGTGGCTGGAAATATCTACTGTCGGGAAGGCTCTTCACTCCAGCCGAGTCTCTACAAAAGGCATCTGGGGCGAGGTTAACGCAGTATATGAAATGACCGAAGTGATAAATGCGCTCCAAAACTATCTGACTGAGCTTGAGAAGCGAAACAACCCGCTAGTCGGCAACCCCACGGTAAGCGTCGGCACAATAATCGGGGGCTCAAAAACAAACATTGTGCCAGATCGCTGTACAATAACGGTTGACCGCCGCCTCCTACCCGACGAGTCACCCGAAGATGCTAAGGCAGAAATTGAGCAGATACTTAGAAGACTAAGTGAAAGAGATCCCAAGTTAAAGACTGAGATGAAGGTGATTATCAGCCGAAGCGGAGCAGTCACACCTGAAGACTCGTCGATTGTCCAATTGTCCAAGGCCGCTGCTGAAGAGGCCTTGGGGAGACCTGTTGAGGTCTCCGGATGCCCCGCGACCAGCGATATGGAGGTCTTCGTTAACCGCGCAGGCTGGCCCACCGTGATAATGGGGCCGGGTCGTATCGGAACCGCGCATATCGTCGACGAGTATGTTGACGTGGATCAGGTGGTAGCGGCTGCTAAGATCTACATCAGTCTAGCGTTGAAATCTCTAAGCTAA